The nucleotide sequence TGTGTGCATGTTGTGACGTGTTTAGACAACAGGTTGATCCAGAAACTGCAAAGTACTTTACAGAGATTGCAAATGTTATTGAAGGTACTGATATTGATATGGAGGAACGATCATCAATTTGTGGAAATGCGTTGGAAGAAACACGAGGGAAAGAAGTGGAACTTGCAACCGATTATATTATAAGTCACACTTTACAAACTCTTGTTCAAGGTTGTGCTTTGGACCAACTTTGTAACTTTCTTCAAAATTGTTCAAAAGACTTCCCTCGTATTTCCATGGACAAATCTGGATCTCATGTTGCGGAGACAGCTCTTAAGTCCTTAGCTGCGCATCTTCAGGAAAACGAGGACCAATCTCTTATTGAAGTGACTTTGAATGAAATATGTCAGGTAATTGGTAGCTAAGGTTGTAGGAAATTATAATACAGGGTTTAAGTCACTTTAGTGTAACGTACTGTTAtggataatgatattaacaatctaCTTATAAATTAACTCAGAGAGATATTAACTTTTGAACAATCTAATATAATTGCTCTTATAGAAacccaaggttgcaaaaatcgctactcgaGGAGTAGTTGGATGTTGACCAAGATTGACTTTCACCAAGCTTTGACCGATTTTAGCGGATTATTCTAATAATGTTTGGCTGAGTTTTGGCCGATTTTCctagtaatcccgagttttgaccgAGTCTAACAGAGTTTGACCGAGTACTTAACGAGTACTTCTCGAGTTGCAAAAACTGAGTACTCGCCGAGTAATTCCGAGTCTGCAACactaacaacttaatcatttagtATTGGCCAACAAAATTTACAGATGATGTTTACATACCCATAACAATAATAGAATAATTATTGCAGGCAATTGTGGTTAATCCTGTTGAAGTTATGACCAACTGTCATGGATCTCATGTTCTTAGAAGTCTTCTCTGTCTGTGTAAAGGGGTGCCCTTAGATTCATCAGACTTTCATTCGAAAAAGTCATCTGCCGTACTTGCACAACGGTTAAATTTTAAGGCTTCACGTTCAGATGCACGTGGATACCATGGATCACACTTGGGGTTTCCAGATACGTTCAACTTTCTTGTGTCAGAGATACTAAAAGTTGCTGAAAAAGATATTGAAATCTTGCAAGTTGATCAATACGGCAGTTTGGTTTTGCAGGCATGATATTTTTTTTTCGTATGTTAACCTTATATGATGTTTTAATGTAATGATGTATGATTTGATTTAATGAGTGTTGTGGCAGACTGCTTTGAAGTTATTGGTTGGATACGAGGATGAGTTATTGCATGCAATTCCAGTTATTCTTGGCTGCAAAGGGAACCTTATAGAGAACAATATTGCCAAAAGACTTTTGAGGCTAATGAAAGAAACTGCTTTCAGCCATTTAATGGAGGTTTGATTAATTTCATTTTGTTCGTCACTATTTAACAACAGTTTGATTAATATTTGACACTTTTGTATATGTAATGCAGGCCATCTTGGAAGTTGCTCCTGAAACGTTGTACAATGAGTTAATCACGAAGGTTTTCAAAAATTCCTTATTTGAGATGTCCTCTCATCACTGTGGGAATTTCGTTGTCCAGGCGTTGATTTCTCATGCTAGCAGTGAAGTTCATGTAAGCTATGCAATAGTAGGACTGTAATCGAGTCGAGTTGAGTTCGTGCTCTGCTCGACTCATGTAGGAATTGatgaaaattttaaaaaacaaATTCAATACCAAAATTATTttcaatattataaatataaaattaaaatcaaaataaaaaCATGAAAACAAGTAAAAAACTTTGTTAAGAGCTTGGTTGTACATTTATTAGATGAAAGTTTCTTTCATGAAGTCTTTTTGGTTCAATAAATAATGTGTGTATGTGCAATATTACATATTTAGTTTTTAATATTTTCCTTTCTTTCAGGTGGAGCTGCTGTTTAAGGAACTTGGTACACGTTTTAAAGATCTTTTTGGCATGGGAAAGTCTGGAGTTGTTGCGTCTCTTCTTGCTGCATGCCATAGACTCCATAGTCATGAACAAAAGGTCTGCAACTCTACAATGTTCCTTACAGTATTTATTGTTGATAAATTGTTTCTCATATCGTATTTGCCATTGTTGTTACCAGTTACTATTTGTTTACCATTGTTACATTGTTATTAATAGTTCTTTTTTGATAACTTTGTTTTGCAGTGCTGTCAGGCTCTTACTGGTGCTATATGCATGGAAACTGAGCCTCCAAGATGCATTGTTCCTCGAATACTATTTATCGATAACTACTTTTACTCTAGAGATAAATCCAACTGGAACTGGCCAACGGGTGCTAGGATGCATACAATCGGGACACTAATTCTTCAAACAGTTTTTAGATTTCCAAATGTGCGTATTACTTCTTTACCCTTTTACAAGAAACATCTATAAACAACGGTGTTGTCAATATCCTCACATTCTCACAGAAGACACTTTttctaattcttttttttttttttttttgtatttttggtttttgttgtacaGGAGTTTATTCATGCATTTATATCGAGTATGACATCTTTGGAAGAAGATCAACTCCTTGACACTACAAAGGATTCTGGAGGGGCTCGGGTGATTGAAGCTTTTCTTAGTTCAGATGCTAACGCAAAACAAAAACGTAAACTAATAGTCAAGTATGTATGCTGCTATATCCACTCTCATCATTCTTGTCCTCTATTAtgataaaaaaaacatttttttttccttttgtgatgatgtttgactttgactttttcttcaagacTTAAAGGACACTTTGGAGAGCTTTGCGTGCTTCCATCAGGTTCTTTTACAGTTGAAAAGTGCTTCGATGTGAGCAGTGTGGCTTTGAAAGAAGTGATTGTATCAGAGATGTTAGCCGTGCAAGCAGAGCTATCAAAAACCCGACAGGGCCCACATCTCTTGAGGAAACTCGACGTTGACGggtcagttttttttttaaattttaatttacgGTTTCTAAATTCAGTACACATAAGATTGTAAACTTTGTTATTTTAATAGGTATGCTAGAAGACCTGATCAATGGAAGACAAGACAAACTTCAAGAGAATCAGTGTACAATGATTTCATTTCAACTTTTGGCTCAAAAGATACAAAATCATCAAAACACGATGCGTCTTTTAACGAGAATCGTTCAAAGTCGCAACAAGAGAAACTTAAGGACATGAGGAAAGAGATTGATACGCAACTAACTCCGACCACTCCATTTCTCGCTCAGAAATCTTCTAAAAAGTCGGGTCAAAAACGCAACTCAGATGGACCTGAAAAGGGTAATGCGAAAATTTCCAAGCATACAATGGAAGGCGATGTTTCGAAAAGCAAACAAAAATCACATAAAAAAAGAAAGCATGACGGTTGACTTAAACGTAAAGTCTTACACCTTGATCTCATGAACTTGTTGAATTCATGTAGTAAGTTTCTTCATTTTTTCAGTTTTGGCAGTTTATTATGCGATGTACCGTTAGATTGCACCAATATAGTAAAATCTATTTAACGCTGCTATTTTATGACGTTTGTTCATTTCCTTTTGTATTTAACTCTGTTACGACAGTTGAGAATGTAATAGATCACTCTGTATTCACATTTCTAACTTTTTGTATACTCGTTACATATAAGTTTTAATATGAACTACTTTAAGATTAAAAGAATATCAAAACTAGAATTTTGGGTATTACTAATCATCACTAATAAACATAGAAAAAGCAAAAATCTACTTGCTATTAGAGTAGAGTCGTATTGATCCTAGATTCTTGTAGTTTTACTTGTTCCCGATTGGATTTGATCTGCTTGGAGGTATCCTTCGAAAGCTCGATTTCGTCTTCTTAAAAGGTTTCTTTACTCCTGCCTGAAAATCTTTAAGAGTTTGTGATTTTGAAGATGCTAAATTTGTATTTTTCGACAGTAGTCTTCCTTTAACTTCTCTAGGCATTGAGCTAATAATCAGTAGCACTGAAAGAAAGATAAAAGCCATTGTTTTAGAGATAGAATTCATGATtgatttttgaaaatttttaagGTTAGGATGTGTATCAGTGTATGAAAGACAATATAGGGTGGTTTGTGTATATATGAGCATGATGTTGTTGATGGGATCTTTGACTGTTGATATTCAAGATTAGCTGTTGCAGTTTTTAAAGGTGGTCACATGATAAAGCACGTGATATAGTAATATTATAGTACATGTTTTGTGAATGTATACTTTGGTAATAGTGTTGGTTGTGCCTTTGCGGCCTCTATTTGTTCCTTTTGTCTTGGTGCTCTGATGGTGGGtggttataaatatataaaaaattaatagcaAGTCATATGATTTTGCATTGAGAAGTGTGTTTGGTTGATCCCACATTTTTTATTCTATTGTTAACATCCAGTGTCAGCTACAAAAGTGTTTCAAATTCAAAGGTAAAAAAGTCATTTTCTTTATAGTCAACAAAGAAGGATAAAGTGTGGTTTGTTTTTTGAGATTACTTAATAATCCATCAGGTTAGCATTTTCATTAATTTCAAACTTCAAGTAAACATACTAGTTGGTGATCAAATAAGCATTTCATTGCTTCCCCTTCTATGGGACAGTAGACAGGCTAGCTACAGGTGTTTCATTCCAGTAGATATACTAGTTGGTAAATAAAACAACCACCAAAGTGCTAGTTTTCTTGATGCAACATCAACATTCTTAATATCACGTCTCCAAATAAATGCCTTGTTGGTGTTTAATATACAGTTTTAAGTAGGTACACAGGTTTTTTATTTTAGATGTCAGATGATAATTTTGACATTTACTTTAGTCATAATTTGTGAGTAAGTGTATGAGTGAAAAGGTAAAAATGATTACCTATTTAATAGTGGAACTTACAATATACATTTACATCTATTGAAGGTTTGATGAGACATTGTTTTATACGGTTGAAGTTGAAGGTATGTATACTTTATATGCTAAAATTATGTAAATCCATGTTTTATAAGGTATACTTAATATGTGGTTGAAAGCCTCATACTACTAAGTATATCCTTCATATGCTAAAAGACATGTTCATTTATGTAGTTGAAAGTATGTATACTTGAAGATCATAACTGGTTCTTTATCGACTATTAAATACTTACTCTGATAGATGGCTGGATATCTTAATGTTGTACATAAATGTATTCGCGAACTATAATTGTAACATTATAGTTTATACTAACTTACATAAAGCTAGTCGTCATAGTACGGACCTAAATTTACCACACTTAAGCTATTGAGTTGATATGTCTTCATTAAACGCAACAACAAACATAGTTTTTAAATGAACATCAAACCTCATAAAATAAGTGACTAATTTAAAATGGTTTTTGTGTAGCCGTGCAATGCACGGACTCAAAATCTAGTTTTGAGATAAATTTCGGATGGAGAAATCTTAACTACATGTCCATGTAGCTATCTTGACTACATTTTGAacctgtcaaaaaaaaaaaaaaaaaaaaaaatggggatCCACCGGTGCTTGAAAATTGTAACCCAGAAAAACGAATTTATTAAGTATATGGTTTAAAAGGTTTCAACTCCAAAAAAGTCACACGGCCCACAAGTTTGAACTTTGGACTctctttttcattatttttatttaacTAGAGCCGTGCGTTGCACGGTGGGCTCTAATAAAACTAAGTATAAAATCAAAACGAACTTATCAACATTATCGAAGCCACATAAATATATAGTCAACGTATAGTACATAGCCAACGTATATTAAATATCAATATTATAGGATAATTgtcatatattgttatatattgttCTTACTATTTGTTCCTAAAGATATTGCAATGAGATGGGATGCTATTAAAATGTGTTGGTATTTTAACATATTGAAAAATCAAGACATATAACAAATGGTAATATGTGAAGAAATCATATAAGTTGCTAATAACAACATAACAGTGACAACAACTCACCAGATCACTGCAGTTACTATAAATAAAGACATCTAGACGTGTTGAAAAGCTTATCTAAACGTGTTTTTGAACACGTCTACATGGCACATGTGTACTTGACAAATATTATATAGAGGAGTCTTCAAACCGGCCTTCATATTATTAATTAGGCATGTTATCAATTTAATTTGGCGCCCTGTTTCTAACAACCGCTCTAGTTGATATGTTATATCGGTCTTGTTGATATTGTCACCGGTCTATTTGATACAATTTATCCGGTTTTCATGTTAACAGCATAATAAGCAAATGTTCCAGAACCACACCAACAAATCAAAATAACAATTTTCTCAAAAATGTATAACCAAAACAATACTAAAACAaactataatatattatatacctacaatATCTTTGGGTAAAAAATTCCATAATAATGAAATCGTACAAGTTACACATTTTGATAATTTGTAAACAAAACTAACTACAGATAACAATTAACGTTATGATAAGGACATAATTTTTTCACAACCAAATATACATTTAAGAGACCGTACGCTGCACAGCTAAAACTACTACTAAAACTACTACTATGTTAGACTAAAAAGGAATGTATTCATCACATACTCTAACTAACATGCTTTTAGTATAGCTGTTGCAAACTTCACATAAAAACTCAAAATTGTGGAAAAAACTAATCAGAATGGGTTCATTGTTCACAATATCAAATGGATACATCTTGCTACATCCAACTATAGTAaacaaaatttaatattaaaatacCATATTACTAACCTAAATTAATATTTACACATGCTATTTATTATCATAACAA is from Rutidosis leptorrhynchoides isolate AG116_Rl617_1_P2 chromosome 10, CSIRO_AGI_Rlap_v1, whole genome shotgun sequence and encodes:
- the LOC139872270 gene encoding pumilio homolog 23 encodes the protein MVAIGSKALPLRRAKSCDSIAESVMVGEDNNNNYNQSDRRRNMSRKSMKKGKDFDGDKSGKNGNFGGASGENYNSNHQQASVNHTSFLRQQVDPETAKYFTEIANVIEGTDIDMEERSSICGNALEETRGKEVELATDYIISHTLQTLVQGCALDQLCNFLQNCSKDFPRISMDKSGSHVAETALKSLAAHLQENEDQSLIEVTLNEICQAIVVNPVEVMTNCHGSHVLRSLLCLCKGVPLDSSDFHSKKSSAVLAQRLNFKASRSDARGYHGSHLGFPDTFNFLVSEILKVAEKDIEILQVDQYGSLVLQTALKLLVGYEDELLHAIPVILGCKGNLIENNIAKRLLRLMKETAFSHLMEAILEVAPETLYNELITKVFKNSLFEMSSHHCGNFVVQALISHASSEVHVELLFKELGTRFKDLFGMGKSGVVASLLAACHRLHSHEQKCCQALTGAICMETEPPRCIVPRILFIDNYFYSRDKSNWNWPTGARMHTIGTLILQTVFRFPNEFIHAFISSMTSLEEDQLLDTTKDSGGARVIEAFLSSDANAKQKRKLIVKLKGHFGELCVLPSGSFTVEKCFDVSSVALKEVIVSEMLAVQAELSKTRQGPHLLRKLDVDGYARRPDQWKTRQTSRESVYNDFISTFGSKDTKSSKHDASFNENRSKSQQEKLKDMRKEIDTQLTPTTPFLAQKSSKKSGQKRNSDGPEKGNAKISKHTMEGDVSKSKQKSHKKRKHDG